One region of Chryseobacterium sp. C-71 genomic DNA includes:
- a CDS encoding bifunctional 2-polyprenyl-6-hydroxyphenol methylase/3-demethylubiquinol 3-O-methyltransferase UbiG has product MENYLDINKNSWNARVEPHLESDFYFVDEFLKGRNSLNSIELDLLGDVKGKSILHLQCHFGQDSISLSRMGARVTGVDLSDKAIDAAKDLAKQCGTDTEFICTDVYNLPNVLNEKFDIVFTSYGTIGWLPDLDQWANVVNHFLKPDGEFVMAEFHPVVWMYDDDFEGVAYNYFNEKPIVETSEGTYADTSADIVQDYISWNHPLSDVLQSLISKNLVLENFREFDWSPYSCFRHVEEFEKGKWRITKFGNKIPMVYAIKAKKKSS; this is encoded by the coding sequence ATGGAAAATTATTTAGACATCAACAAAAATTCTTGGAATGCCAGAGTAGAACCGCATCTTGAGTCTGATTTCTATTTTGTAGATGAATTTTTAAAAGGAAGAAATTCTCTTAATTCTATCGAATTAGATTTATTGGGAGATGTAAAAGGAAAAAGTATTTTGCATTTGCAGTGTCATTTCGGGCAGGATTCTATTTCGCTTTCCAGAATGGGAGCAAGAGTAACAGGAGTCGATTTATCTGATAAAGCTATTGATGCTGCGAAAGATTTAGCAAAACAATGCGGAACTGATACTGAATTTATCTGCACAGATGTCTACAATCTTCCGAATGTGTTGAACGAAAAATTTGACATCGTTTTTACAAGTTACGGAACGATTGGCTGGTTGCCAGATTTAGATCAATGGGCCAATGTGGTGAATCACTTTTTAAAACCTGACGGAGAATTTGTGATGGCAGAATTTCATCCTGTAGTTTGGATGTATGATGACGATTTTGAAGGAGTAGCCTATAATTATTTTAACGAAAAACCGATTGTAGAAACCTCAGAAGGAACCTATGCAGATACTTCTGCAGATATTGTACAAGATTATATTTCTTGGAATCATCCGCTTTCAGATGTTTTGCAGAGTTTAATTAGCAAAAATTTAGTTTTAGAAAATTTCAGAGAATTTGATTGGTCACCATACTCATGCTTCAGGCATGTTGAAGAATTTGAAAAAGGGAAGTGGAGAATCACAAAATTTGGAAATAAAATCCCAATGGTCTATGCCATAAAAGCAAAAAAGAAGTCATCGTAA
- a CDS encoding isoaspartyl peptidase/L-asparaginase, translating to MKIIIHGGFFSESDQSHEVKVAKQNSLKDIAKKAHHYLETHSAFETVAYAVSLLEDDELYNAGIGSQIQSDGIIRMSAAIMDGKTQKMSGVINIQDVKNPILVAKDLMKEDDRVLGGSGAKNYASEHGFENFSTEIPQRRKEYEAKLNNGGKGTVGCVAIDKDGKLAVATSTGGKGFEIPGRISDSATVAGNYANEFCAVSCTGVGEDIVSNATATKIVTRVTDGMNLEEAFKKTFAELKIIDGFAGAIAIDKSGNIYHQDSYPTMVFTSFDGENFKIFN from the coding sequence ATGAAAATTATAATCCACGGAGGTTTTTTCTCTGAAAGCGACCAAAGCCATGAGGTTAAAGTTGCTAAGCAAAATTCTTTGAAAGATATTGCTAAAAAAGCGCATCATTATTTAGAAACTCATTCAGCTTTTGAAACGGTTGCTTATGCAGTTTCCCTTTTGGAAGATGATGAGTTGTACAATGCCGGAATTGGTTCACAAATTCAAAGTGACGGAATTATCCGAATGAGTGCTGCGATTATGGATGGTAAAACGCAGAAAATGAGTGGCGTTATCAATATTCAGGATGTGAAAAATCCAATTTTGGTCGCTAAAGATTTAATGAAAGAAGATGATCGAGTTTTGGGCGGAAGCGGAGCAAAAAACTATGCATCAGAACATGGTTTTGAAAACTTTTCGACTGAAATTCCTCAAAGAAGAAAGGAATACGAAGCCAAATTAAACAATGGCGGAAAAGGAACTGTAGGCTGTGTTGCTATTGATAAAGACGGGAAATTAGCGGTTGCAACATCCACAGGAGGAAAAGGTTTTGAAATTCCGGGAAGAATTTCTGACTCTGCAACAGTTGCGGGAAATTATGCCAATGAATTTTGTGCGGTAAGCTGTACAGGAGTTGGTGAAGATATCGTAAGCAATGCAACAGCGACAAAAATCGTAACAAGAGTGACAGACGGAATGAATCTGGAAGAAGCTTTCAAAAAAACTTTTGCAGAATTAAAGATAATAGATGGCTTCGCAGGTGCGATTGCAATTGATAAATCCGGAAACATTTATCATCAGGATTCTTATCCTACCATGGTCTTCACAAGTTTTGACGGAGAAAATTTTAAAATCTTTAATTAA
- a CDS encoding YtxH domain-containing protein, with amino-acid sequence MGNKTNGLLALLGIGALAYWKYKKSTPEEQQAVKDKINSAKDNLNKWGNDLKTKANDVASQAQNKFDEAKAKVEDTASNI; translated from the coding sequence ATGGGAAATAAGACAAACGGATTATTAGCATTATTAGGAATTGGAGCTCTTGCATATTGGAAATACAAAAAATCTACTCCAGAAGAGCAACAAGCTGTAAAAGATAAAATCAACAGTGCAAAAGACAACCTTAACAAATGGGGTAATGATCTGAAAACAAAAGCAAATGATGTTGCTTCACAAGCTCAAAATAAATTTGACGAAGCGAAAGCTAAAGTTGAAGATACAGCTTCAAATATCTAA